DNA from Dioscorea cayenensis subsp. rotundata cultivar TDr96_F1 chromosome 26, TDr96_F1_v2_PseudoChromosome.rev07_lg8_w22 25.fasta, whole genome shotgun sequence:
GATGAAGCTCCtttgaagataagaaaataaagagtttcCAAACAGAAATAAATGAAAGTTCCCTGAGTGTGAGTGAAAAAACATCCAAAGTTTGAGCCTACAACACACTGCCATCCAGGTCCATAGATCATGTCAAACTCCTGcagaaataataaatcataataattaaaataaaaaaaaattaaagaaaatattaatgaaGGAATGAAATGCATTGGTAGAAGAAGTGAGGACCTTCTTGATGTGAGCTGCAATGCTCTTGCAGTCGAAAACATCGAAAAGATCGAGAGCTTCGGAGGCTGAAGACATGGCTTGGAGTTGCATCTTTGCAGGCATGTCTGTGTCTTGGATCAATGCTTTGCCTTCCAACATCTTCTCTTGTGCTTCTTTGATGTATCTCTTGTGTTTATTATATTGGTTTAGTAATACAAAGAAgaatggttatatatatatatatatatatatatataaatatatattgttaaggATAAAGAGAATGAGGTAGATATTGAGTCATTGATTCCTTTGGATTGGAATTGGATTTTTAGGAGAATGAAAATTGTACAAGAATTTGGCCATTTGTTTAGAAACAATTTGGTGGGAAAAATATCTACACTTTAGGTTCTTTTGgcttatttataataatatcatgAATGAAAAAGGCTTTCCACTTGCTTGCATTGTGCaaaaagtaattctcatcaataaaattatgtaaaatatcttcattttagtttttttaatagagtTTTTCTGCCTAATAAGATGAGAATGCTCTTGCTTAACGGACCTTGTTTCTTTTAAACTTCCTTTTAGATTTATATGCCtctaattcttttattttattttattttttataaaataaagaaaagtcagTTGTGAGGGGCACACTCAC
Protein-coding regions in this window:
- the LOC120253174 gene encoding dynein light chain 1, cytoplasmic-like; this translates as MLEGKALIQDTDMPAKMQLQAMSSASEALDLFDVFDCKSIAAHIKKEFDMIYGPGWQCVVGSNFGCFFTHTQGTFIYFCLETLYFLIFKGASSTEQSGLVGS